The window AGGAACTCCAGGCAGCCCAGTATTTCCCTCATCTGTTTCCGACAAGTCACCGCAATTTCCTGCACCTTCCTCACCTCCCGGGAATTGCAGAGCACCAAGGAGAGGTCGGAAGTGATGCTGACGGCGCCGCCGGCCGTGGCCAGGCCCAGGCCCACGGCCGAGGCCAGCAGGGAGGCTCCGAGCGTGGCGGggctcagggacagccccaggatgGCCGTGAGCGCCCCGGTGGCCGTCAGGGCGCTCCCGCTGACGTTGGCGATCAGGGAGCTGCGGCGGAGCTGGCTGAGTTTCCGAGCTGCCCGGTGGAGGTGCGCGATTTGGCCGCGCAGCCTCTGccgctgctccagcagggccgcGTGGAAGTGCTGCGTGGGGTCTGCTGTGGGCACGAAGGCAGCACCGCCCCTCTCCATGGCTTCTGTCCGGAGAAAGAAAAGTCTGGGGTGGGATCTGTGTCAAAAAAACCCCGCGAGACATGCTCATCCTGGATCACCATTTCAGGGATGGCATCCAGCCAAATTTTTGTTGCTTCAGCCCAGCTACAAGAAAGGTTTTCCACCTGCACTCACGTACACACATACCCATATGAATGTGTACATTTAATTACGTTTTCCATTGTAACTTTCAGACAGCAaaactttaaaatgtttttcttaaTCCCTGCAAAGACTGAAGTATCCTAAGGACTGGAGTCGGAGGTGCTGTTACCATTATCAAAAGACACAAAAGGTCTTTTGAAACCTGGGgacagaaattcccctgaggcTAGGTGACTCAGTGCCCAGAGCAGTAATGCTGCCAGAACTAATCTGTTGCCCCCCTGATGGGATTCTGAGGATCTGCAGTATAGAAGGACATATTTCACAAGAAAGGTCAGActgcaaggagctgaaagctatCCCAGGTTTTTGTATAGGGGTGATTTCCTATTAAAGGAGGACAGAGAGAAGGTGCTGAATGGAATCTATGTCTGGATTTTGCATATAGGAGGTGAGGAGCTTATTAATGCCTTGGATGGGTGAACATCCTTCCTTTCTTTAAGCTTCAGCAACTTGAGGCCCCCTGcagcatggggtttttttcctatagtAACCTGGTGTCAGTGTATGAACAAAGACGGGAACTATTGTTCTGTGGTCATAAATACCCAGTTACAGTGGCAGGGAGGCCTCTGAACCTTGATAGTAAGAGTCATGAAGAGCACATCAGAAAAGGAGGCCCAGTTTTAGTGTGCACTCCCTGGCAGTTGGGGAAACAAGGGAAATACAGAGGGCTGTGAATGGAAAAGGCTTGAAAACTGCTGGGTCTGGAAAACCTCCCCTGGCAAGATAGCAGGAGAGGCTTCATTTCTAGGAGATGAATCTACAGTGTTTCTCTACTAGACAGTCTCTGTTTGCTGTCTCTGTTCATTGCCACAAGTGCAGAAAGAAATGTTCCAATAAATATTTTCAGGTTGCTCTAGGGATGCAAAATGCTCTACAAAGGAAGCCAGCAACTTCAATCCTGCTTACAGGGAACCTGAGGCAACAGAGCCAACAGGAATGGTGATGTAGCTGATTGTCTGGTAGAAGCAGAGTTTCTGTGCTTCACCGCACTGCCCTGTGCACTCGGCTGTGCTGCCTCTGCACCTAGCAAGGTCCAGCCATAGAGCTGAGGAGCTTTTTGGAGCCCATAATGCCCTCACAGCCAAAAGGAGTCTCTGCAGCAGAAAGACCCTGTCACTAACCCAACTGAGCAAAACTATTCATTGCTGCAGGCACTTTTCACTTCAAAATCTTCTGTACTGTGGGAACTGAAGGTGCCTGGTCCCTCATAAAGTCACACTATGTAGCTAGGATCCTTGGGGCTTCATTCTGCAGAATCCTCATGTTTCAGAAGGAGAGAACTTTGTACCATAGTCTTTCCATATGGAAGAGTATTCATAAGTAATTCTCACTGCAATCTTTCCCCCTTCTGCTAGCTTGTCCTAATTCATCTCACACAGATCTTTTAAGACACCCCCTCATGCCCTTCAGGAAATGCCCCCAGTCTCTCTTGGTGTCAATGAGTCATTTGAATCACTTAGTACATTTTGCTTCTCTCAACTGGAGGCTGTGTCTATTATTTTTACACTTTAATTAGAAATAAAGCTGGAAACACAAGGACTAACACTAATCTAAATAGATACCAGCATTGAAATGAACAATGAGCACATCACCAATAATTTAACAACAGATCAATATGATGATCATTATATATGTCAATTCCTGTAGCCTCTCAACAATTTGTTCTGAAGATTTAGTTGCTGAGAACTGTCTCAGGTAATAACAGCTACTATCACACTGAATTCTAGAACAATCattccaaatatatatatatattattagaacaatcttatatatatatattatatatattattaaacAATCATTCCAAATATAGCATAGGCCATGTAGTAGGCAAATCTTTTGACAGTGATTAATgccagcaaaaaggaaaaaaaaaagtcctgctCTTAGAGAAAAATCTCCCCAGCACTAAAGGTATACATTAGTCCAAAGTCTGCAAACACTTTCCTAATAGAGTACTTAAAGACACTAAAAAAATTACTGGTTCAAACTTACCTTCAGTTTCCAGCCACCCTCCCAGAAGACAAATTTTGATCTGTTTCTGGAGGAGACCAATTTATAGCTCCTGTGGACCAATTGCTGGGATGGGAATGCTTTGCCTCATACTGGGAGTTTGCCATTTCCTGCTCTCCCTTGTGCAGAAGGATGTGACACACTGCAAAGTGACCTGTGGGACAGTGAGCACACACCATGCTCAGGAAACGATCCCTGCGAATGAACATTGTGTGTTCGCTTTTCCTGAAGTGTAGGgtggaaaaaaagtttaaaaatcgcAGCCTATTCCTGGCTGTGAGCTAGTGCA of the Melospiza melodia melodia isolate bMelMel2 chromosome 4, bMelMel2.pri, whole genome shotgun sequence genome contains:
- the APOLD1 gene encoding apolipoprotein L domain-containing protein 1, which encodes MERGGAAFVPTADPTQHFHAALLEQRQRLRGQIAHLHRAARKLSQLRRSSLIANVSGSALTATGALTAILGLSLSPATLGASLLASAVGLGLATAGGAVSITSDLSLVLCNSREVRKVQEIAVTCRKQMREILGCLEFLRRGQGPGDPALRQSEKRASISLYNSVCFMVLCGSHSFLVPECTKEATKVSQAVLKAKIQKLADNLETCTRAMDEVCDLLESRTELSPRTRRLSLGAKTTAEIPRPCS